One genomic region from Cyanobium usitatum str. Tous encodes:
- a CDS encoding FAD-binding domain-containing protein, translating to MRSGDSLPPGDLPRQFANREALEATLRQLFPQAPGGLSPILGGRRAAETALAAIDPAAYGRSRNNLDGAVTRLSPHIRHGVLSLAEVREAVFAWLERSGQPPVAAQKLINELGWRDYWQRLWRQLGDGIWRDQEPLKTGHPPERYAAALPADLLEARTGLACMDGFASELIHTGWLHNHARMWLAAYVVHWRRIQWQAGARWFLQHLLDGDPASNNLSWQWVASSFSSKPYLFNRENLERFSSGRFCRDCALAGAGCPFEASYEQLQADLFPGASPC from the coding sequence ATGCGATCGGGCGATTCTCTCCCACCCGGCGATCTGCCCCGCCAGTTCGCCAATCGCGAGGCGCTGGAGGCGACCCTGCGCCAGCTGTTTCCTCAGGCCCCAGGTGGGTTGAGCCCGATCCTGGGCGGGCGCCGGGCGGCTGAAACGGCGCTGGCTGCCATCGACCCGGCCGCCTATGGCCGCAGCCGCAACAACCTCGATGGGGCTGTGACGCGCCTCTCGCCCCATATCCGCCACGGCGTGCTCAGCCTGGCGGAGGTGCGTGAGGCGGTGTTTGCCTGGCTGGAGCGCAGCGGCCAGCCGCCGGTAGCGGCCCAAAAATTAATCAACGAGCTGGGTTGGCGCGACTATTGGCAGCGGCTCTGGCGCCAGCTGGGCGATGGCATCTGGCGCGACCAGGAGCCGCTCAAGACCGGCCATCCCCCCGAGCGCTACGCCGCCGCGCTGCCGGCCGACCTGCTCGAGGCCCGCACCGGCCTGGCCTGCATGGATGGCTTTGCCAGTGAACTGATCCACACCGGCTGGCTGCACAACCATGCCCGCATGTGGCTGGCGGCCTACGTGGTGCACTGGCGGCGGATCCAGTGGCAGGCGGGTGCCCGCTGGTTTCTGCAGCATCTGCTCGATGGCGACCCCGCCAGCAACAACCTCAGCTGGCAGTGGGTTGCCAGCAGCTTCAGCAGCAAGCCCTACCTGTTTAACCGGGAAAACCTGGAGCGCTTCAGCTCCGGCCGCTTTTGCCGCGACTGCGCCCTGGCTGGTGCGGGCTGCCCCTTTGAAGCCAGCTACGAGCAGTTGCAGGCAGACCTTTTCCCAGGCGCCAGCCCGTGCTGA
- the fabI gene encoding enoyl-ACP reductase FabI: MLLDLRGKKALVTGIANNKSIAWGIAQQLHAAGAELGVTYLPDEKGRFEGKVRELTAPLAPSLFEPLNVQDPAQIEAVFARVAEQWGSIDVLVHCLAFAGKEELIGDYSAISPEGFARALEVSAYSLAPLCRFAKPLFNPGASVITLSYLGAERAIPNYNVMGVAKAALEASVRYLAAELGPEKQVRVNAISAGPIRTLASSAIGGILDMIHNVEAKAPLQRTVTQEEVGSTAAFLASPLASGITGQVIYVDAGYCITGM; encoded by the coding sequence ATGCTCCTCGATCTGCGCGGCAAAAAGGCCCTGGTTACCGGCATCGCCAACAACAAGTCGATCGCCTGGGGCATCGCCCAGCAGCTGCATGCCGCCGGAGCGGAGCTGGGCGTGACCTACCTGCCAGATGAGAAGGGCCGCTTCGAGGGCAAGGTGCGCGAGCTCACCGCGCCGCTGGCACCCAGCCTGTTCGAGCCCCTCAACGTGCAGGACCCCGCCCAGATCGAAGCGGTGTTTGCCAGGGTGGCCGAGCAGTGGGGCTCGATCGACGTGCTGGTGCACTGCCTGGCCTTCGCCGGCAAGGAGGAGCTGATTGGCGACTATTCCGCCATCAGCCCCGAGGGCTTTGCCCGGGCCCTGGAGGTGAGCGCCTACTCCCTGGCGCCCCTGTGCCGCTTCGCCAAACCTCTTTTCAACCCCGGCGCCAGCGTGATCACGCTGAGCTATCTAGGAGCTGAGCGTGCCATCCCCAACTACAACGTGATGGGCGTGGCCAAGGCGGCCCTGGAGGCCTCGGTGCGCTATCTGGCAGCTGAGCTGGGCCCCGAGAAGCAGGTGCGCGTCAACGCCATCAGCGCCGGACCGATCCGCACCCTGGCCAGCAGCGCAATCGGCGGCATCCTCGACATGATCCACAACGTGGAGGCCAAAGCGCCCCTGCAGCGCACCGTGACCCAGGAGGAAGTGGGCAGCACCGCCGCCTTCCTGGCCAGCCCCCTGGCCTCCGGCATCACCGGCCAGGTGATCTATGTGGACGCCGGCTACTGCATCACCGGCATGTGA
- the hisB gene encoding imidazoleglycerol-phosphate dehydratase HisB, protein MRTGSIHRVTGETDVRVSLGLDGSGRCAVNTGVPFLDHMLHQISSHGLLDLEIKAVGDTHIDDHHTNEDVGIAVGQALAEALGDRRGIHRFGHFVAPLDEALVQVALDCSGRPHISYGLTIPAQKIGSYDTELVKEFFVAVANNAGLTLHIRQLDGVNSHHIVEACFKAFARALRQATELDPRRAGAVPSSKGMLA, encoded by the coding sequence ATGCGCACCGGCAGCATCCACCGCGTCACCGGCGAAACAGACGTGCGCGTGAGCCTGGGGCTCGACGGCAGCGGCCGCTGTGCAGTGAACACGGGCGTGCCCTTCCTTGACCACATGCTCCACCAGATCAGCAGCCACGGCCTGCTCGACCTGGAGATCAAGGCGGTGGGGGACACCCATATCGACGATCACCACACCAACGAAGACGTGGGCATTGCCGTGGGCCAGGCCCTGGCCGAGGCCTTGGGGGATCGGCGCGGCATCCACCGCTTCGGTCACTTCGTGGCGCCACTGGATGAGGCCCTGGTGCAGGTGGCGCTCGACTGCTCCGGCCGGCCCCACATCAGCTACGGGCTAACGATCCCGGCCCAGAAGATCGGCAGCTACGACACCGAGCTGGTCAAAGAGTTTTTCGTGGCGGTGGCCAACAACGCCGGCCTCACCCTGCACATCCGCCAGCTCGATGGGGTTAATTCCCACCACATCGTGGAGGCCTGCTTCAAGGCGTTCGCCCGGGCGCTGCGCCAGGCGACGGAGCTCGATCCGCGCCGGGCGGGTGCGGTGCCGAGCAGCAAGGGAATGCTCGCCTAA
- a CDS encoding LpxI family protein, translated as MTSQATSRGAVSALMGDPTVAIIAGEGVLPRMLSEALSRAGRPHIACYPHGLEVEVPAAEEFFFERSIAFIKSLQQRGIEQIVMVGKFVRPRSLNLLRFEGSTLMAAPRILASLRNGDDASLRALAQIIEEHGLKVVGIEDVAPNLLPEPGLYASSVPSDLDRADVERAAYIVEAISQVDVGQGAVVAKGLCLATEALPGTDAMLEWVAATRPERPETGRSGVLYKAPKLNQDRRMDLPGIGPTTVAKAAAAGLAGIAWEARSALLLDAEQTMADAERLGLFLWSRESDQG; from the coding sequence TTGACTAGCCAAGCAACAAGCCGCGGAGCAGTTTCGGCCCTGATGGGTGATCCGACCGTCGCGATCATTGCTGGTGAGGGCGTGTTGCCTCGGATGCTCTCGGAGGCTCTCAGCCGTGCGGGGCGGCCCCATATCGCCTGCTACCCCCACGGCCTGGAGGTAGAGGTGCCGGCGGCTGAGGAGTTTTTCTTCGAACGCTCGATCGCCTTCATCAAGTCTCTGCAGCAGCGCGGCATCGAGCAGATCGTGATGGTGGGCAAGTTTGTGCGGCCCCGGTCGCTCAACCTGCTGCGCTTCGAGGGTTCCACCTTGATGGCGGCACCCCGCATCCTGGCTTCGCTGCGCAATGGCGACGATGCCTCCCTGCGGGCCCTGGCCCAGATCATCGAGGAGCACGGCTTGAAGGTGGTGGGCATCGAAGATGTGGCTCCAAATCTGCTGCCGGAGCCGGGCTTGTATGCCAGCAGCGTGCCCAGCGATCTGGACCGGGCCGATGTGGAGCGGGCCGCTTACATCGTGGAGGCCATCTCCCAGGTGGATGTGGGCCAGGGAGCGGTGGTGGCTAAGGGGCTGTGCCTGGCCACCGAGGCGTTGCCAGGCACCGATGCCATGCTCGAGTGGGTGGCAGCCACGCGTCCGGAACGACCGGAAACGGGCCGCTCCGGCGTGCTTTATAAGGCCCCCAAGCTCAACCAAGACCGGCGCATGGACCTGCCCGGCATCGGCCCCACCACCGTGGCCAAGGCCGCTGCAGCAGGTTTGGCCGGCATCGCCTGGGAAGCCCGCAGCGCCCTGTTGCTGGATGCGGAGCAAACGATGGCGGATGCCGAGCGGCTGGGGTTGTTTTTGTGGTCGCGGGAGTCTGATCAGGGTTAG
- the hisS gene encoding histidine--tRNA ligase — MASLQSLRGMADLLPEQIRLWQHIEATAREHFRRSAITEIRTPLLEVTELFARGIGEATDVVGKEMYTFLDRGERSCTLRPEGTASVVRAAIQHGLLSQGPQRLWYGGPMFRYERPQAGRLRQFHQIGLELLGFADACSDVEAIAVAWDLLAELGVGGLELQLNSLGSSEDRARYRELLVAWLEQRRDQLDADSQARILSNPLRVLDSKNSDTQALLAEAPSLASALSDASQARFAAVQQALTALGIPFVLNPRLVRGLDYYSHTAFEITSSQLGAQATVCGGGRYDGLVQQLGGPPTPAIGWALGMERLVLLLSQAEAPPAAAPALDLYVVSRGEAAAALALALARRCRQAGLAVERDASGAAFGKQFKRADRSGARWAAVIGEQEALEGVVGLKDLRAGTEQADQRLTPEALLEAMTPQDLSTDGGQARV, encoded by the coding sequence TTGGCATCGCTGCAGAGCCTGCGTGGCATGGCCGATCTGCTGCCAGAGCAGATTCGCCTGTGGCAGCACATTGAAGCTACGGCCCGCGAGCACTTCCGCCGCAGTGCCATCACTGAGATCCGCACCCCCCTGCTGGAGGTCACCGAGCTCTTCGCCCGTGGCATCGGCGAGGCCACCGACGTGGTGGGCAAGGAGATGTACACCTTTCTCGATCGCGGCGAGCGCAGCTGCACCCTGCGGCCGGAGGGCACGGCGTCGGTGGTGCGGGCGGCGATCCAGCACGGCCTGCTGAGCCAGGGCCCCCAGCGCCTCTGGTATGGCGGGCCGATGTTCCGCTACGAGCGCCCCCAGGCGGGCCGGCTGCGTCAGTTCCACCAGATCGGGTTGGAGCTGCTCGGTTTTGCCGATGCCTGCAGTGACGTGGAGGCCATCGCCGTGGCCTGGGATCTGCTGGCCGAGCTGGGGGTGGGCGGGCTGGAGCTGCAGCTCAATTCCCTCGGCAGCAGCGAAGACCGGGCCCGCTACCGCGAGCTGCTGGTGGCCTGGCTGGAGCAGCGGCGCGACCAGCTCGATGCCGATTCCCAGGCCCGCATCCTCAGCAACCCCCTGCGGGTGCTCGATTCCAAGAACTCCGATACCCAGGCCTTGCTGGCGGAGGCCCCCAGCCTGGCCTCCGCTCTCAGCGACGCCAGCCAGGCCCGCTTTGCGGCGGTGCAGCAGGCCCTCACGGCCCTGGGGATCCCCTTTGTGCTCAACCCCCGGCTGGTGCGGGGCCTCGATTACTACAGCCACACCGCCTTTGAGATCACCAGCAGCCAGCTGGGGGCGCAGGCCACCGTGTGCGGTGGTGGCCGCTACGACGGCCTGGTGCAGCAGCTGGGCGGCCCGCCCACGCCGGCGATCGGCTGGGCCCTGGGCATGGAGCGGCTGGTGCTGCTGCTCAGTCAGGCCGAGGCCCCGCCGGCAGCTGCCCCCGCCCTCGATCTTTATGTGGTCAGCCGTGGCGAGGCCGCGGCAGCGCTGGCTCTGGCCCTGGCGCGGCGCTGCCGCCAGGCCGGACTGGCGGTGGAGAGGGATGCCAGTGGCGCGGCTTTTGGCAAGCAGTTCAAACGGGCCGACCGCTCCGGCGCCCGCTGGGCGGCGGTGATCGGCGAGCAGGAGGCGCTAGAGGGGGTGGTGGGGCTCAAGGATCTGCGCGCTGGCACTGAGCAAGCCGATCAGCGACTCACCCCTGAGGCCCTGCTTGAGGCCATGACGCCACAGGACCTGTCCACCGATGGGGGCCAGGCCAGGGTGTAG
- a CDS encoding NAD-dependent epimerase produces the protein MTIFLTGAAGFIGAAVCERLLVRGERVVGFDNFNPYYDPALKRARIAQLQVTAARTDTSWALIEADLEDRAAVEAAFTQHKPTTVIHLAAQAGVRHSIENPAAYIQANLVGFGHILEGCRHHGVEHLVYASSSSVYGGNTNLPFTEHQPVNHPVSLYAATKKANELMAHTYSNLYGLPATGLRFFTVYGPWGRPDMAPMLFAKAILAGEPIRVFNQGRMRRDFTYIDDIVTGVIACADKPASADPSFDTAAPDPATSWAPHRLFNIGNSQPVQLLYFIELLERALGRQAIRDLQPMQPGDVEATAADTSLLEAWVGFRPSTSIEAGVERFARWYQASYA, from the coding sequence ATGACTATTTTCTTGACTGGTGCCGCTGGCTTCATCGGTGCAGCCGTGTGCGAGCGCTTGTTGGTTCGCGGCGAGCGGGTGGTGGGGTTCGACAACTTCAATCCCTATTACGACCCCGCCCTGAAACGGGCCCGGATTGCCCAGCTCCAGGTCACGGCGGCTCGTACAGACACCTCCTGGGCGCTGATCGAAGCCGATCTGGAGGATCGGGCGGCGGTGGAAGCAGCTTTCACGCAGCACAAGCCCACCACCGTGATCCATCTGGCGGCCCAGGCTGGGGTGCGGCACTCGATTGAGAATCCGGCCGCCTACATCCAGGCCAACCTGGTGGGTTTTGGCCACATCCTTGAGGGATGCCGCCACCACGGCGTTGAGCATCTGGTGTATGCCTCCAGTAGCTCGGTGTATGGCGGCAACACCAACCTGCCGTTTACGGAGCACCAGCCGGTGAATCACCCGGTGAGCCTGTACGCGGCCACTAAGAAAGCCAATGAATTGATGGCCCACACCTACAGCAATCTCTATGGGCTACCGGCCACGGGGCTGCGCTTTTTCACCGTGTACGGCCCCTGGGGCCGGCCCGATATGGCGCCGATGCTGTTTGCCAAGGCGATCCTGGCCGGCGAGCCGATCCGGGTGTTCAACCAGGGCCGCATGCGCCGCGATTTCACCTACATCGACGACATCGTGACCGGGGTGATCGCCTGCGCCGACAAGCCGGCCAGCGCCGACCCCAGTTTTGACACCGCGGCTCCAGACCCTGCCACCAGCTGGGCGCCGCACCGCTTGTTCAATATCGGCAACAGCCAGCCGGTGCAGCTGCTGTATTTCATTGAGCTGCTTGAGCGGGCATTAGGTCGGCAGGCGATCCGCGACCTGCAGCCCATGCAACCCGGCGATGTGGAGGCCACCGCCGCCGATACGAGCTTGCTCGAGGCCTGGGTGGGCTTCCGCCCCTCCACCTCGATCGAGGCGGGGGTTGAACGCTTCGCCCGCTGGTATCAAGCCAGCTACGCCTGA
- a CDS encoding UDP-glucuronic acid decarboxylase family protein: protein MPASLPRNLITGGAGFVGSHLVDRLMEAGEEVICLDNYFTGRKANISQWIGHPRFELIRHDVTEPIRLEVDRIWHLACPASPVHYQHNPIKTAKTSFLGTYNMLGLARRVGARLLLASTSEVYGDPEVHPQPESYRGCVNTIGLRSCYDEGKRIAETLCFDYRRMHGVEIRVARIFNTYGPRMLPDDGRVVSNFIVQALRGEPLTLYGDGSQTRSFCYVDDLVEGLIRLMNGAHTGPINIGNPGEFTIRQLAELVRARINPDLPLIEQPLPADDPLQRQPVIELAQRELGWQPTVPLEQGLEPTIAYFREAIG from the coding sequence ATGCCCGCTTCCCTCCCCCGCAACCTGATCACCGGCGGCGCCGGTTTTGTGGGCTCTCACCTGGTGGACCGGCTGATGGAGGCCGGCGAGGAGGTGATCTGCCTCGATAACTACTTCACCGGCCGCAAGGCCAACATCAGCCAGTGGATCGGCCATCCGCGCTTTGAGCTGATCCGCCACGACGTCACCGAGCCGATCCGGTTGGAGGTGGACCGGATCTGGCATCTGGCCTGCCCGGCCTCGCCGGTGCACTACCAGCACAACCCGATCAAAACCGCCAAAACCAGCTTCCTGGGCACCTACAACATGCTGGGCCTGGCGCGGCGGGTGGGGGCGCGGTTGCTGCTGGCCAGCACCTCTGAGGTGTATGGCGATCCGGAGGTGCATCCCCAGCCGGAGAGCTACCGCGGCTGCGTCAACACCATTGGATTGCGCAGCTGCTACGACGAGGGCAAGCGCATCGCCGAAACGCTGTGCTTTGACTACCGGCGCATGCACGGGGTGGAGATCCGGGTGGCGCGGATCTTCAATACCTATGGGCCAAGGATGCTGCCCGATGACGGCCGGGTGGTGAGCAACTTCATCGTGCAGGCCCTGCGCGGTGAACCGCTCACCCTTTATGGCGATGGCAGCCAGACCCGCTCCTTTTGCTACGTGGATGATCTGGTGGAGGGGCTGATCCGGTTGATGAATGGGGCCCACACCGGCCCGATCAACATTGGCAACCCCGGCGAGTTCACGATCCGCCAGCTGGCCGAGCTGGTGCGCGCCCGGATTAACCCCGACCTGCCCCTGATCGAACAACCCCTGCCCGCTGACGACCCGCTGCAACGCCAACCGGTGATCGAGTTGGCGCAGCGGGAGCTGGGCTGGCAGCCCACGGTGCCGCTGGAGCAGGGGCTGGAGCCCACGATCGCTTACTTCCGGGAGGCGATCGGCTGA
- a CDS encoding nucleotide sugar dehydrogenase: MGLPTIRSICCIGAGYVGGPTMAVIADRCPDVQVTVVDLSAERIAAWNGADLSRLPVYEPGLDAVVGRCRGRNLHFSTAVEETIAAADLVFISVNTPTKTKGLGAGQASDLKWVEASARTVAKAAQGHTIVVEKSTLPVRTAEVIQEILASAEGAKSFAVLSNPEFLAEGTAIADLEKPDRVLIGGQDPEAIEALAAIYGQWVAPQKILRTNLWSSELSKLTANAFLAQRISSINSIAAFCEATGANVREVARAIGADSRIGEKFLQAGPGFGGSCFQKDILNLVYLCRHYGLEEVAAYWEQVVRLNHWQQQRIARLVISKLFGTVSGKRIGVLGFAFKADTNDTRESPAIRICRDLLEEGAVLQIVDPKVSESQMARDLGQPAGAGEGSWQQVPEVQQAASGADALLLLTEWQQFAVIDWQQVAALMRQPAWLFDARAKADAAAARAAGLQVWSVGEG, translated from the coding sequence ATGGGATTGCCCACCATCCGCTCCATCTGCTGCATAGGAGCGGGTTACGTAGGCGGGCCCACCATGGCGGTGATTGCAGATCGCTGCCCGGATGTGCAGGTGACTGTGGTGGACCTCAGCGCTGAGCGGATTGCAGCCTGGAATGGCGCCGATCTAAGCCGCCTACCTGTGTATGAGCCGGGTCTCGATGCGGTAGTGGGCCGCTGCCGGGGCCGCAATTTGCACTTTTCCACGGCTGTGGAGGAGACAATCGCTGCGGCGGATCTGGTGTTCATCTCGGTGAACACTCCCACTAAAACGAAAGGGCTGGGTGCCGGCCAGGCCAGCGACCTGAAGTGGGTGGAGGCGAGTGCCCGCACGGTGGCAAAAGCTGCCCAGGGCCACACGATCGTGGTGGAGAAGAGCACGCTGCCGGTGCGCACCGCTGAGGTGATTCAGGAGATCCTGGCTTCAGCGGAGGGAGCCAAGAGCTTTGCGGTGCTCTCCAACCCCGAATTCCTGGCGGAGGGCACAGCTATTGCCGATCTGGAGAAGCCAGATCGGGTGCTGATCGGTGGCCAGGACCCCGAGGCGATAGAGGCCCTGGCGGCGATTTACGGCCAGTGGGTGGCGCCCCAGAAGATCCTGCGCACCAACCTCTGGAGTAGCGAGCTCTCCAAGCTCACGGCTAATGCCTTTTTGGCGCAGCGGATCAGCTCGATCAACAGCATTGCGGCTTTCTGCGAGGCCACTGGCGCCAATGTGCGCGAGGTGGCCCGGGCGATTGGCGCCGACAGCCGCATCGGCGAGAAGTTTCTGCAGGCGGGTCCGGGCTTCGGCGGCAGCTGCTTTCAGAAGGACATCTTGAATTTGGTCTACCTGTGCCGGCACTACGGGCTGGAGGAGGTGGCGGCCTACTGGGAGCAGGTGGTGAGGCTGAACCACTGGCAGCAGCAGCGCATAGCCCGGCTGGTGATCAGCAAGCTGTTTGGCACGGTGAGCGGCAAGCGGATCGGCGTGCTGGGGTTTGCTTTTAAGGCCGATACCAATGACACACGGGAATCACCGGCGATCCGTATCTGCCGGGACCTGCTGGAGGAGGGGGCGGTGCTGCAGATAGTCGATCCCAAGGTGAGCGAGAGCCAAATGGCCCGCGACTTGGGGCAACCGGCCGGCGCTGGCGAGGGCAGCTGGCAGCAGGTGCCGGAGGTGCAGCAGGCGGCCAGCGGCGCCGATGCCCTGCTGCTGCTCACCGAGTGGCAGCAATTTGCTGTGATCGACTGGCAGCAAGTGGCGGCGCTGATGCGCCAGCCGGCCTGGCTGTTTGATGCTCGCGCCAAGGCGGATGCGGCTGCAGCCCGGGCGGCGGGGCTGCAGGTGTGGTCCGTGGGGGAGGGCTGA
- the galE gene encoding UDP-glucose 4-epimerase GalE, with protein sequence MAQLLITGGAGFIGSHSCLVLLEAGHNLVVLDNFDNSSPESLKRVLELAGPSAAGRLQLVEGDIRSAADLERAFAAAPAGQPISAVVHFAGLKAVGESVREPLRYWDVNLCGSRQLLEAMQAHGCRSLVFSSSCTVYGLPEQTPISESAAIQPINPYGHSKAAVEQLLADLAASEAGWRIARLRYFNPVGAHPSGRIGEDPRGIPNNLFPFVSQVAVGRRDCLQVFGGDWPTPDGSGIRDYIHVMDLAEGHRAALDVLLAEPPQLLSLNLGSGQGHSVLEVVRAFELASGRSVPYTVVGRRDGDAASTVADPRLATTRLGWRTRRSLEEMCRDGWTWQQANPEGYGS encoded by the coding sequence ATGGCCCAGCTGTTGATCACCGGAGGTGCTGGCTTCATCGGCAGCCACAGCTGTCTGGTGCTGCTGGAGGCGGGCCACAACCTGGTGGTGCTCGACAACTTCGACAACAGCTCACCCGAGAGCCTCAAGCGCGTGCTCGAGCTCGCCGGCCCCTCCGCAGCCGGCCGGCTGCAGCTGGTGGAGGGAGACATTCGCTCCGCTGCAGATCTGGAGCGGGCTTTCGCGGCGGCCCCGGCCGGCCAGCCAATCTCAGCCGTGGTCCACTTCGCCGGCCTCAAGGCGGTGGGTGAATCGGTGCGCGAGCCGCTGCGTTACTGGGACGTGAACCTCTGTGGCTCGCGCCAGCTACTGGAAGCAATGCAGGCCCATGGCTGCCGCAGCCTTGTGTTCAGCAGCAGCTGCACGGTTTACGGCCTACCCGAACAAACACCGATCAGTGAATCTGCAGCCATCCAGCCGATCAACCCCTACGGCCACAGCAAGGCAGCAGTGGAGCAGCTGCTAGCCGATCTGGCGGCCAGCGAAGCGGGCTGGCGCATCGCCCGGCTGCGCTATTTCAATCCAGTGGGAGCCCACCCCAGTGGCCGCATTGGCGAGGACCCCAGGGGCATACCCAACAACCTGTTCCCCTTTGTGAGCCAGGTGGCGGTGGGGCGTCGCGACTGCCTGCAGGTATTTGGCGGCGACTGGCCCACACCCGATGGCAGCGGCATCCGCGACTACATCCATGTGATGGACCTCGCTGAGGGCCACCGGGCCGCCCTGGATGTGCTGCTGGCCGAGCCCCCCCAGCTGCTCAGCCTCAACCTGGGCAGCGGCCAGGGCCACTCGGTGCTGGAGGTGGTGAGGGCCTTCGAGCTAGCCAGTGGCCGTTCAGTTCCGTACACCGTTGTGGGAAGGCGAGACGGAGACGCGGCCAGCACCGTGGCCGATCCGCGCCTGGCAACTACACGACTCGGCTGGCGCACCCGCCGCTCCCTGGAGGAGATGTGCCGCGACGGCTGGACCTGGCAGCAGGCCAATCCCGAGGGTTATGGCAGCTGA